The DNA region CGCACAAGAATTAGAAAATCAATTTTTAGTAGCTAGCACTGAAGCTAAAGCAATTTTTGGTGATGGAAGTATATATCTTGAATCCTATTTACCTAAAGCAAAACATATTGAAGTTCAAATTCTAGGAGATGGAGAAAATGTTGTTCACTTATATGAAAGAGAATGCTCTTTACAAAGAAGAAGACAAAAGATCGTAGAAGAAGCCCCAAGTCCAAGTTTAAATCACGAAACTAGAGAAAGAATTTGTAGTAGTGCTGTCAAATTAGCAAAACTTGTAAAATATAAAGGAGCTGGAACTTTAGAATTCTTATATGATGAAAATAAAAATGCTTTTTATTTTTTAGAAATGAATACAAGAATTCAAGTTGAACATGCAATTACAGAAATGATAAGTGGGGTTGATTTGGTTAGAGAAATGTTAAAAATTGCTGATGGACAATCCTTAAAATACAAACAAGATGATATTCAAATTAGAGGTCATTCTATTGAAATTAGAATTAATGCTGAAGACCCTGAAAATAATTTTTTCCCTTCTCCTGGAAAAATTGAAAACATAACTTATCTTACAGGAGCAGGAATAAGGCTAGATTCTATGTTGTATAATGGAAGAGTAATTCCTCCTTTTTATGATTCTTTAATTGCTAAAATGATTATTCATGATGAAAATCGTCCTATGGCAATTTGCTCTAAACTTGAAAATATGAAAATTCAAGGTATTATTGAAATTTGTCCAGCAAATGCTTCTTATATGATAAGATTTAATCCAGATATTTTACATTATAAAAAAGCTTTAGAAATTTTACAGAATTTAGAAAAAGAAGTTGGAGATAATAATGCTCCAATTACAACTAGAATTATTGAGTTTCCTGTCTTTTATAAGGATCCTTATACTTATGAGGTTGGAGTTAAATTTAGAGATCACCACCAATGCAGAGCGCCAAATTCACAATTTGATCCTAATTTAATAGATATAGAATATGCAGCCCAAATTAATGGCTATAAAGATGTAGACGATTTTATTCAAGCTCATTCTAATAGCCCATGGTTTGTAAGTATGATAGGCTTTGTGGCAGGATTACCTTGGCTTTATCAATTAGTAGAAAAATGAAAACAAATCCAAGTTCCAAAATATCTTAAAGCTAGAATTGATACTCCTAAATTAACCGTTGGACATGGAGGTTGTTTTGGATGCATTTACGCTGTAAGAGGCGGTGGGGGTTATCAAATGATGGGTGTAACCCCAGTGCCTATTTGGGATCCTAATCAAGAATTAGATTATTTTAAAGATTCTATGGTTTTTTTAAAACCAGGGGATATTATAAAATTTACCCCTTGCACTCAAAATGAGTATGATAAAATGCTTAAAGAAGTAGAAAATAAAACTTTTAAATTAAAAATTAAACAAGTTGAATTTTCATTAAAACACTGGCAAGAAAATCCCAATCAATACAATCAAAAACTTTTGGAGGTACTTCATGGCTAATATAAAAATTATTGAACCAGGTTTAGCAACTTATGTAGAAGATGCAGGAAGATATGGTTATTATCATCTAGGTATTCCTCCAGGATGAGCTTTAGATCAATTTTCTTTTAAAATAGGCAATTTACTTTTAGGAAATGATGAAAATGCAGCTGCATTAGAAGTTTGCTTAATGGGACCTGTTTTAGAATTTAATGAAAAAAGCTATATAAGTATTACAGGGGATAAAACCACCCCCATAGTAAATGGAGAAAGAAAAAATACTTATAGTGTTATAGAGATTCCAAAAGGAGGAAGGTTAAGTTTTGACTATTTATATGGAGGAGCTAGAATTTATATTTGTGTTAAAGGTGGTATTGATGTTCCTATTGTAATGGGATCAAGATCAACCTATCCTTTAGGTGGTATAGGTGGTTTTAAAGGAAGAAAATTAGAATCAGGAGATATATTACCTATAGGTGATTTCAATTTTAACCCTAAACTTAATCAAAGTATACCTGAAGAATTCCACCTCAATTTAAAAGATGAAGGAAATTTAAGAGTGGTTCCTGGTTTACAAGATTATAAATTAACCCAAGAATCATTTGAAGGATTATTTGACGATGTTTTTAACGTATCAAGCCAAGCAGATAGAACAGGATATCGTTTTAAAGGAGGTAAAAAATTACATTACAAAGATCTTCCTCAACCTTTTGGAGCAGGAAGTGATTTAAGCAATATTCCTGATGCTTGTTATCCTGTAGGCTCAATGCAAGCTCCAGGAGGTAATGAACCTATTATTTTATTACGTGATGCACCTAGTGGAGAAGGTTTTGCTATGTATTGTACTGTAATTAGTTGTGATATGGATAAATTAGGACAACTACCTCCTAGACATAAAGTCAAATTTAAAAAAATAAGCATAGAAGAAGCTTATGAAGCAAGAAAACAATATCAAGCTAAATTACAAAAAGTAAAAGATCTTTTGGGATATTAAACCCAAAAGAATCTAATTAATGTTTATCCTCCTTTGTTTGGCTTTTTCCCATTAAAATAAAAATATAAGCAAAAAATGCAATGAAAAATGTAATAGTAGCATACCAATTAGCACCCCAACTAGAATGATACACAAACACTCCAATCCCACTAGAAATAAACCAAGCTAATAAACCACTTATTTCAAAAGCAGGTAATTTTTTAGAATCTATCTCAGGAACAATTCCAAAATATTTTTCTCTATTTAGGATTTAAAATATGTGCAAGTGCAATAGCTACCCAAGAAACAACAAAAATACCTTGATAAGCTAAGGCTTGTAAAAGATAAGAAAATACATCAAGAAGCATCAAAAGAAAAACAGTAATACCAACAAAAATTGCCCATACATACTTTGAAAGATTAATTTTTAAAATTTCTTCAAAAAATGCTTGCATATTTGTTGTGGCTAAAAAATAATTAGCCGTATTAATTCTTGTTTGTGTAATCCATACAAAAATGAGACCTAATACACCCATAAGATCAATAAACACAAATGCTACTGCTATTTCACTAGTAGTTTGTGTAGGAACAATTAAAACAAGATATATACCCGCTAAAGCCGATAAAACAAAAGTAATCAAATAAAAAGGGATCCCAAAAGTGATAAGAGAATGAAATTTTAAATCTTCTTTTTTTCCAAAACGTGCAAAATCAAAAGTAAACATCATCAAAATCCAAACATCCATATAATATACAGATGCATTCCACCATCCATATTCAGGTATTTCTTTTGGACCCATACTAAACCAAGCATTACTATATCCATAATACATTGTTGCATAAATGACTGCACCTATTAATCCAACAATGTATAAAGGAAGTAAAATTCCATTAAATTTATCTAACCAATGCTGCACAGAACCAAAAATAAGTGGTACACTATAAAGAACAACAAAAAATGCAGCAATCCAATAAGGAAGAGAAGAAAATTGATGGTGCAAGGCAATAGCAATGACAGAACCCTCAAATACAGCATAATAAATCGCTGTTGCAAAAAATATAAAAGTAGCCAAGGCAGCTCCTGTATGTCCAAACAAAACTCTTGAAAAAAGAGCTACAAATAATCCTGTTTTTATAGCATATTGTGAAATAATACCATTAACTATAGAATAAGCTACCACTGTGATGATTAAACCAATAAGTGCATTTTTAGTTCCATATGTTTGTGCCATTGCTACACCAACAACAATATAAAACAAAGCACTACATACTCCAAACCAAGCCATCATTAAAGAAAATCTTGAAGATTTTTGATCATCTTTAATAATGCATGTTGACTCATCTGTTGAATGTCCGTGTAATAAATCATTTTGATTATGACTAATCGCTGCCATAGTTTATCCTTTTTTATTTTATTCAAGTTGTATCAAGATGGACGCACAAATACTTAAGCTCTAAATAATCTTCTATACCATATTTAGAACCTTCTCTACCCAAACCACTTTGCTTAATTCCACCAAATGGAGCTACTTCTGTTGAAATAATACCTGTATTAACTCCTACCATACCCGATTCAAGAGCTTCACAAACCCTCCACAAGCGCGATAAATCTTTTGTATAAATATAAGATGCTAAGCCAAATTCAGTATCATTTGCCATTTGTATAACCTCTTCTTCTGTTTCAAATTTAAACAAAGGGGCTAAAGGACCAAAGGTTTCTTCTTTTGCCACAAGCATGTTTTGATTTACATCAGTAAGAATTGTAGGCTCAAAAAAATTAAAACCTCTTTCATGGGGCTTTCCTCCAATAATAAGCTGAGCTCCTTTATTTATTGCATCTTGTATATGTTCTTTAACCTTAAAAAGCGCTTTTTCATCAATGAGCGGTCCTTGAGTTATCCCATTTTCTAAGCCATTTCCTATTTTTAATAAAGCAATTTCTTTTTTTAATTCTTGTGTTAATTCATCATAAATTCCACTTTGTACATAAATTCTATTAGCACAAACACAAGTTTGACCTGTATTTCTAAATTTAGAGGCTAAAATTCCTTTAACTGCAGATTCAATTTTGCATCATTAAACACAATAAAAGGGGCATTACCCCCTAATTCTAAAGATAATTTTTTAATTGTCTGAGCACTTTGTGCCATTAATTTCCTTCCAACTTCAGTAGAACCTGTAAAGCTAATATTTCTAACTATATTACTTTTACAAAAAATATTACTAATTAACTCAGCTTTACCCGTAACCACTTCAAAAACTCCTTTAGGAATTCCTGCTTTTCTTGCTAAAATTTCCAAAGCATAAGCACTAAGAGGCGTTTGCATTGCTGGTTTAACTATCATAGAACAACCAGCAGCTAATGCAGGAGCAACTTTTCTTGTAATCATTGCTGAGGGGAAATTCCAAGGTGTAATTGCTGCACACACTCCAATTGCTTGTTTAAGAACAAGAATTTTCTGATTTTTTTGAGTTGGAGCAATAATATCACCTTCAATTCTCCTAGCTTCTTCAGCAAACCATCTGATAAAGCTTGCAGAATAATTGATTTCTCCTAAAGATTCCTCAAAGGGTTTTCCCATTTCAAGAGTCAGGATTTTAGCTAAATCTTTTTTATATTCTAAAACAAGCATATACCATTTCCATAAAATATCAGCTCTTTGCAATGCTAAAAGATTTTCCCATTCTTTTTGTGCCGTTTGAGCTTGTAAAATATTTTTTTCAAGTTCTTCTTCTGTAATATTATAAACATAAGCAAGAATTTCATTATTTGCAGGATTATTTACTGCAGTGTAATTGTCTTTTTGTGTTTGAGATACAAAAGGATGAGTTAAAAGATTATAATTAATCATGCAATTGCCTTTTTAATAGACTTATTTAAAATATTTAATTCTTGAGTAAATTGTTCATAGGTATTGTAAGTGGATATAAAAAACGAATCACATTACCATAAGTCCCACAAGTAAGCAACAATAAACCTTCTTCCATAGCATAGTTTTGAACAGCTTTTGCAAATTCTGGACTTGGTTTGTCATCTTTAAAGAATTCAGCAGCAACCATTGATCCTATGCCTCTTACTTGAGCAAGCTCTTTGCAATCTAAAGTTTTAAGATTAGCTTTTAATTGTTCTCCTAATTTATTTGCACGCTCAAGAAGATTATCTTCTTTAAGTATATTAATAACTTCTAATGCAGCAGCAATTCCAATTGGACTGCCTGCATAGGTTCCCCCTAATCCACCTGGATTTGGAGAATCCATAATATTTGCTTTTCCAACCACTCCTGATAAAGGAAATCCCCCTGCCATGCTTTTTGCCATACAAATCATATCTACTTTTGCATCATAGTGTTCCATTGCAAAAATTTTTCCTGTTCTTCCAAAACCAGTTTGTACTTCATCAGCTATTAATACAATTTTATATTCATCAGCAAATTTCCTTAATTCTTGAACAAAATCATGAGGAGCTTGATTAAAGCCCCCTTCACCTTGAACAGGTTCAAAAATAATCGCAGCAATATCATAAGGAGAAATCGAACTTTTACAGATATATTCTATGCTTTTCATAGCATCTTTTGTTGAAATTTCATACATTTGATTAGGAAATAATGCATGATAAATTCCAACAGAACTTATTCCAAAGTCCGCCTTATAAGGAGAAACTTTTCCTGTTAAACTCATGGATAAAGTTGTTCTTCCGTGGAAAGATCCTCCAAAAGAAATAATACCGTATCTTTTATAGTATAAGCTTTTGCAATTTTTATTGCATTTTCAGTTGCTTCAGCCCCTGTTATAAAAAAGCAAGTTTTTTTTATCACCCTCAATAGGAGCTAATTGATTGATTTTATGTGCTAATTGTAAATAATTCTCATAAGGAGTAATTTGATAAGCTGTATGAGTAAATAATTCTAGTTGCTTTTTAACTGCTTGAATCACTCTTGGATTTCTATGGCCAACATTTAATACAGCTATGCCGGATGCAAAATCAATATATTCTTTATTATTTTCATCCCATATTGTTGCATTTTCTGCTTTAGAAGCATACCATTGACACAAAACATTAATGCCTCTTGGAGTTATCTTTTCTCGGAATT from Campylobacter hepaticus includes:
- a CDS encoding biotin-dependent carboxyltransferase family protein, with product MGNLLLGNDENAAALEVCLMGPVLEFNEKSYISITGDKTTPIVNGERKNTYSVIEIPKGGRLSFDYLYGGARIYICVKGGIDVPIVMGSRSTYPLGGIGGFKGRKLESGDILPIGDFNFNPKLNQSIPEEFHLNLKDEGNLRVVPGLQDYKLTQESFEGLFDDVFNVSSQADRTGYRFKGGKKLHYKDLPQPFGAGSDLSNIPDACYPVGSMQAPGGNEPIILLRDAPSGEGFAMYCTVISCDMDKLGQLPPRHKVKFKKISIEEAYEARKQYQAKLQKVKDLLGY
- a CDS encoding purine-cytosine permease family protein codes for the protein MAAISHNQNDLLHGHSTDESTCIIKDDQKSSRFSLMMAWFGVCSALFYIVVGVAMAQTYGTKNALIGLIITVVAYSIVNGIISQYAIKTGLFVALFSRVLFGHTGAALATFIFFATAIYYAVFEGSVIAIALHHQFSSLPYWIAAFFVVLYSVPLIFGSVQHWLDKFNGILLPLYIVGLIGAVIYATMYYGYSNAWFSMGPKEIPEYGWWNASVYYMDVWILMMFTFDFARFGKKEDLKFHSLITFGIPFYLITFVLSALAGIYLVLIVPTQTTSEIAVAFVFIDLMGVLGLIFVWITQTRINTANYFLATTNMQAFFEEILKINLSKYVWAIFVGITVFLLMLLDVFSYLLQALAYQGIFVVSWVAIALAHILNPK